A genomic segment from Actinoplanes sichuanensis encodes:
- a CDS encoding histidine kinase dimerization/phospho-acceptor domain-containing protein has product MGSERERRRVAVLREYHLLDTPPAAELEAVVRVAATVAGVPTATLNLLDDRRQYQLTTVGFAGRHCDREDSMCAVRLDRGVFVHLPDAREEPDYRNNPWVTGRLGRIVFYASAPLISPGGHVMGTLCVFDDRPRRLSPEQIDRLTDLAGIVVAFFERRRLARTSAGLKETIQAREQWTRTVLDSIDEAVIAINTTGAVTLINRAAQNLHPDTDLAAGPAGSASRYRLYEPDGRTLIPDDQVPLAVAMRDGRSVQGREILIRVPGREPRSVLANASPLRTADGTVNGAVLALHDVTAEHARRRILEEAHERLATANAELRRSNADLTNFAGAVSHDLVAPLASVGGYLELLADPDDPPADPRVAEWVTSAAQAVVRMRDLIDALLDYARAGSAPVRLPEKESDHR; this is encoded by the coding sequence GTGGGGAGCGAACGGGAGCGGCGACGCGTCGCGGTCCTGCGCGAATATCACCTCCTCGACACCCCGCCCGCCGCTGAGCTGGAGGCCGTGGTCCGGGTGGCCGCGACCGTCGCCGGTGTGCCGACGGCGACGCTGAACCTGCTCGACGACCGGCGGCAGTACCAGTTGACCACGGTCGGGTTCGCCGGGCGGCACTGCGACCGCGAGGACTCGATGTGCGCGGTGCGCCTGGACCGCGGGGTCTTCGTGCACCTGCCCGACGCCCGGGAGGAACCGGACTACCGGAACAACCCGTGGGTGACCGGGCGGCTGGGGCGGATCGTGTTCTACGCGTCCGCGCCGCTGATCAGCCCGGGCGGGCACGTGATGGGCACGTTGTGCGTCTTCGACGATCGGCCGCGGCGGCTGTCGCCGGAGCAGATCGACCGGCTGACCGATCTGGCCGGCATCGTGGTCGCGTTCTTCGAGCGGCGTCGGCTCGCCCGGACGTCGGCCGGGCTCAAGGAGACCATCCAGGCCCGGGAACAGTGGACCCGGACGGTGCTGGACAGCATCGACGAGGCGGTCATCGCGATCAACACGACCGGCGCGGTCACCCTGATCAACCGAGCCGCCCAGAACCTGCACCCGGACACCGATCTGGCGGCCGGACCGGCCGGGTCGGCGTCCCGCTACCGGCTGTACGAGCCGGACGGCCGCACCCTGATCCCGGACGATCAGGTGCCACTGGCCGTGGCGATGCGCGACGGCCGGTCGGTCCAGGGCCGGGAGATCCTGATCCGGGTGCCGGGCCGGGAACCGCGGTCGGTGCTGGCCAACGCGTCCCCGCTGCGGACCGCCGACGGCACGGTGAACGGTGCCGTCCTCGCTCTGCACGACGTCACCGCGGAACACGCCCGGCGACGGATCCTCGAGGAGGCCCACGAGCGGCTGGCCACGGCCAACGCCGAGCTGCGCCGCTCCAACGCCGACCTCACCAACTTCGCCGGGGCGGTCAGTCACGACCTGGTCGCACCGCTGGCCTCGGTCGGTGGCTATCTCGAGTTGCTCGCCGATCCGGACGATCCGCCGGCCGACCCGCGGGTGGCCGAGTGGGTCACGTCGGCGGCGCAGGCGGTGGTCCGGATGCGGGACCTGATCGACGCCCTGCTCGACTACGCCCGGGCCGGCAGTGCCCCGGTGCGGCTGCCGGAGAAAGAGTCAGATCACCGGTAG
- a CDS encoding MarR family winged helix-turn-helix transcriptional regulator, whose product MSGHRLVFQMMIAERSVRRWIDARSGDSGLGAAGAGVLFHLAAHDNALVGDVSAALCASPSGISGLVSRLEKGGFLVKTPDSADARAVRLALTPAGREAVAAAKEVVRELNAEISDGFTDAELDVVARWLGQITQRLT is encoded by the coding sequence ATGAGCGGCCACCGCCTCGTCTTCCAGATGATGATCGCCGAGCGTTCGGTCCGGCGGTGGATCGACGCGCGCTCCGGCGACAGCGGTCTCGGCGCGGCCGGGGCGGGTGTGCTGTTCCATCTGGCGGCGCACGACAACGCGCTGGTAGGTGACGTGAGCGCGGCCCTGTGCGCGTCGCCGTCCGGGATCAGTGGGCTGGTCAGCCGCCTGGAGAAGGGCGGTTTTCTGGTGAAGACGCCGGATTCGGCCGACGCCCGGGCGGTGCGGCTCGCCCTGACCCCGGCCGGCCGGGAGGCGGTCGCCGCGGCCAAGGAGGTGGTCCGGGAGCTGAACGCGGAGATCTCCGACGGCTTCACCGACGCCGAGTTGGACGTGGTGGCGCGCTGGCTGGGACAAATCACACAGCGCTTGACCTGA
- a CDS encoding NAD(P)/FAD-dependent oxidoreductase, producing MSHRVVVVGAGFGGLFAIKALRHADVEITLINGTAYHLFQPLLYQVATGILSEGEVAPPIREVLRRQKNVDVRLGWVQDVDVERKVVSVAGPGIDYTVPYDTLIVAAGASQSYFGNDQFADHAPGMKSIDDALELRARIFGAFEVADLHTDPETIERWMTFVVVGAGPTGTEMAGQIAELAHRNLVGQFRHIDSRKARILLVDAVGAVLNTFGDQLSAKAERQLDKLGVEVRTNTMVVGVDANSIEVESNGERERIPTMTKVWAAGVAAPPLAAKLAAATGAKTDRAGRILVEPNTSLPGHPEIFALGDMMNLAGDDGKPLPGVAQVAIQSGRHAADQIKRRLAGKETGQPFRYFDKGSLATISRFSAVASIWKLRLSGFPAWVVWVAVHLFYLVGFKNRVTAVLHWFVSFLGRGRSERVATQQQAFARQAIRAYGDPFRRAAEEADKVG from the coding sequence ATGAGTCATCGAGTGGTAGTCGTGGGGGCCGGTTTCGGCGGCCTCTTCGCGATCAAGGCGCTGCGTCACGCCGACGTCGAGATCACTTTGATCAACGGTACGGCGTACCACCTCTTCCAGCCGTTGCTCTACCAGGTCGCGACCGGGATCCTGTCGGAGGGCGAGGTCGCGCCGCCGATCCGTGAGGTGCTGCGCCGGCAGAAGAACGTGGACGTACGCCTCGGCTGGGTGCAGGACGTCGATGTGGAGCGCAAGGTCGTGTCGGTGGCCGGGCCGGGCATCGACTACACGGTGCCGTACGACACGCTGATCGTCGCGGCCGGCGCCTCGCAGTCCTATTTCGGCAACGACCAGTTCGCCGATCACGCGCCGGGCATGAAGAGCATCGACGACGCCCTGGAGCTGCGGGCCCGGATCTTCGGCGCGTTCGAGGTGGCCGATCTGCACACCGACCCGGAGACGATCGAGCGCTGGATGACGTTCGTGGTCGTCGGCGCCGGCCCGACCGGCACCGAGATGGCCGGGCAGATCGCCGAGCTGGCGCACCGCAACCTGGTCGGGCAGTTCCGGCACATCGACTCCCGCAAGGCGCGGATCCTGCTGGTCGACGCGGTCGGCGCGGTGCTCAACACGTTCGGCGACCAGCTCTCGGCCAAGGCCGAGCGGCAGCTCGACAAGCTCGGCGTCGAGGTGCGGACGAACACGATGGTGGTGGGCGTCGACGCGAACAGCATCGAGGTCGAGTCGAACGGCGAGCGCGAGCGCATCCCGACGATGACGAAGGTGTGGGCGGCCGGGGTGGCGGCACCGCCGTTGGCCGCGAAACTGGCCGCGGCGACCGGCGCGAAGACCGACCGGGCGGGTCGGATCCTGGTCGAGCCGAACACGTCACTGCCGGGCCACCCGGAGATCTTCGCGCTCGGCGACATGATGAACCTGGCCGGTGACGACGGGAAACCGCTGCCCGGGGTGGCGCAGGTGGCCATCCAGAGCGGCCGGCACGCCGCCGACCAGATCAAGCGCCGCCTGGCCGGTAAGGAGACGGGTCAGCCGTTCCGCTACTTCGACAAGGGCAGCCTGGCGACGATCTCCCGCTTCTCGGCGGTCGCGAGCATCTGGAAGCTGCGGCTGTCCGGCTTCCCGGCCTGGGTGGTGTGGGTGGCGGTGCACCTGTTCTACCTGGTCGGCTTCAAGAACCGGGTGACCGCGGTCTTGCACTGGTTCGTCAGTTTCCTCGGCCGCGGCCGTTCGGAGCGGGTCGCCACCCAGCAGCAGGCTTTCGCACGGCAGGCGATCCGGGCGTACGGCGACCCGTTCCGCCGGGCTGCGGAGGAGGCGGACAAGGTCGGGTAG
- a CDS encoding L-rhamnose mutarotase has translation MTYVCFTLQVDPTKLDAYREAHAAVWPDMLRALHETGWRDYRLFLRPDGLLVGTLQTDDFAAAQEAMARTEVNARWQAAMAEFFPTLGESRPDEGMLVLDQVFHLEEQLDRS, from the coding sequence ATGACGTACGTGTGCTTCACCCTGCAGGTCGACCCGACGAAGCTGGACGCCTACCGGGAGGCGCACGCCGCCGTCTGGCCGGACATGCTCCGGGCACTGCACGAGACCGGCTGGCGTGACTACCGCCTCTTCCTGCGGCCGGACGGCCTGCTCGTCGGCACACTGCAGACCGACGACTTCGCCGCCGCCCAGGAGGCGATGGCCCGCACCGAGGTCAACGCCCGCTGGCAGGCCGCGATGGCCGAGTTCTTCCCCACCCTCGGCGAGTCCCGCCCGGACGAGGGCATGCTGGTCCTCGACCAGGTCTTCCACCTGGAGGAACAGCTCGACCGCAGCTGA
- a CDS encoding ABC transporter ATP-binding protein, which translates to MTAPPRRAPRAGIHPDPTKSWLRRAWPIVRAHRALLITSLTLSFLGLIVQVQIPDLVRIGIDQALVEQTEGLEKYVWLIAGLAVVQGVINFLARLYLLRTAYEMEYDLRNLVFGHFMRMSYGFYDRVQSGELISRATSDIRAVQMYLAFGPSILVQCTIAGIAFALMVSINAPLAIIAMLTMPVIAVLGVRMRKAIFPVSWLIQSRLAGVATVVDENIQGVRIVKAFAAEKRQIDTLARAADGVRWAYTTDARIRSRWMPVMDNLPRLGLALVLLVGGLMVLDGNATVGTIVAFNSYVLMLQPPFRMLGMIIMMGQRAAASAQRIYDILDTPAELTDPADPVVPPPRGDVRFAGVRFAYPDGTLGLDGLDLHIRPGETVALVGATGSGKSTVARLAARFYDTDAGRVLIDGTDVRDYPPATLRDRVGIVPDEPFLFSVSLHDNIAFGHPSATREQVVTAAVAAGADGFIQELPEGYDTVVGERGYTLSGGQRQRVAIARALLVNPPVLILDDATSAVDVRVEHEIHEALRDLMRDRTTIVVAHRLATIGLADRVVLIDNGQAVATGTHAELLATEPRYGRVLATEVHA; encoded by the coding sequence TTGACCGCGCCGCCGCGCCGCGCCCCCAGGGCCGGCATCCACCCGGACCCCACGAAAAGTTGGCTACGCCGCGCCTGGCCCATCGTCCGTGCCCACCGAGCGCTGCTGATCACCTCGCTGACGTTGTCGTTCCTCGGCCTGATCGTCCAGGTGCAGATCCCCGACCTGGTGCGGATCGGCATCGACCAGGCCCTCGTCGAGCAGACCGAGGGCCTGGAGAAGTACGTCTGGCTGATCGCCGGGCTGGCCGTCGTCCAAGGCGTGATCAACTTCCTGGCCCGGCTCTACCTGCTGCGCACGGCGTACGAGATGGAGTACGACCTGCGCAACCTGGTCTTCGGCCACTTCATGCGGATGTCGTACGGCTTCTACGACCGGGTCCAGTCCGGCGAGCTGATCTCCCGGGCCACCAGCGACATCCGGGCCGTCCAGATGTACCTGGCGTTCGGCCCGTCGATCCTGGTCCAGTGCACCATCGCGGGGATCGCGTTCGCCCTGATGGTGTCGATCAACGCGCCGCTGGCGATCATCGCGATGCTGACCATGCCGGTGATCGCGGTGCTCGGCGTCCGGATGCGCAAGGCGATCTTCCCGGTGTCGTGGCTGATCCAGTCCCGGCTGGCCGGGGTGGCGACGGTGGTCGACGAGAACATCCAGGGCGTCCGGATCGTGAAGGCGTTCGCGGCCGAGAAACGGCAGATCGACACGCTCGCCCGGGCCGCCGACGGGGTGCGGTGGGCGTACACCACCGACGCCCGGATCCGCAGCCGCTGGATGCCGGTGATGGACAACCTGCCCCGGCTCGGGCTGGCGCTGGTGCTGCTGGTCGGCGGGCTGATGGTGCTCGACGGCAACGCCACCGTGGGCACCATCGTGGCGTTCAACTCCTACGTGCTGATGCTTCAGCCGCCGTTCCGGATGCTCGGCATGATCATCATGATGGGTCAGCGGGCGGCCGCGTCGGCGCAGCGCATCTACGACATCCTGGACACGCCGGCCGAGCTGACCGATCCGGCCGATCCGGTGGTCCCCCCACCTCGGGGCGACGTGCGTTTCGCGGGAGTGCGGTTCGCGTACCCCGATGGAACTCTTGGTCTTGATGGTCTTGACCTGCATATCCGGCCCGGCGAGACGGTTGCGCTGGTCGGTGCGACGGGCAGCGGCAAGAGCACGGTGGCGCGGCTCGCGGCCCGGTTCTACGACACCGACGCCGGGCGGGTGCTGATCGACGGCACCGACGTGCGCGACTACCCCCCGGCGACGCTGCGCGACCGGGTCGGGATCGTGCCGGACGAGCCGTTCCTGTTCTCCGTCTCGCTGCACGACAACATCGCTTTCGGACATCCTTCGGCGACCCGCGAGCAGGTGGTCACCGCCGCCGTCGCGGCCGGCGCCGACGGTTTCATTCAAGAGCTTCCGGAGGGGTACGACACCGTCGTCGGCGAACGCGGCTACACCCTCTCCGGTGGCCAGCGGCAACGAGTCGCGATCGCCCGGGCGCTGCTGGTCAACCCGCCGGTGCTGATCCTCGACGACGCCACCAGTGCCGTCGACGTGCGGGTCGAACACGAGATCCACGAGGCGCTGCGCGACCTGATGCGCGACCGCACCACCATCGTGGTCGCACACCGGCTGGCCACGATCGGCCTCGCCGACCGGGTCGTGCTGATCGACAACGGTCAGGCCGTCGCGACCGGAACCCATGCCGAGTTGCTCGCCACCGAACCCCGCTACGGGCGGGTCCTGGCCACGGAGGTGCACGCGTGA
- a CDS encoding lamin tail domain-containing protein, whose protein sequence is MLRRLAALAAATTLTAIGLATPAQAATTACRAEAGSPRCQVWTGKVDWAPDGDTIRVDLAGDGTKDLVSVRILGIQAMEMKTYSHYPERRKGDCHAVAANARLEELLAAGGNYVRLTSLKASSKSEGRPLRSVAVKVNGQWRDVGEQMVREGYTLWQAWPGEWAMDEAYHRAAQVAAAAGRELYDTDSCKPGPAQNSGITLTVNPDAEGIDEKNLNGEWFQVHNPSAADVPISGWWVRDSGLRRYTFPAGTVVPAGGDVYVHIGKGRDTATHKYWGLTKPIFTNVDPANHAVGDGGYLFDVHGDLRAWMIYPEAQG, encoded by the coding sequence ATGCTTCGCCGCCTCGCTGCTCTCGCCGCCGCCACCACGCTGACCGCCATCGGGCTCGCCACCCCCGCGCAGGCGGCCACCACCGCCTGCCGGGCGGAAGCCGGCAGCCCTCGCTGCCAGGTCTGGACCGGCAAGGTCGACTGGGCGCCGGACGGCGACACGATCCGGGTCGACCTCGCCGGGGACGGCACGAAAGACCTGGTGTCGGTACGGATCCTGGGCATCCAGGCGATGGAGATGAAGACCTACTCGCACTACCCCGAGCGGCGTAAGGGCGACTGTCACGCGGTCGCCGCCAACGCCCGCCTGGAGGAGCTGCTCGCCGCCGGCGGCAACTACGTGCGGCTCACCTCGCTGAAGGCGTCCAGCAAGAGCGAGGGCCGGCCGCTGCGCTCGGTCGCCGTCAAGGTCAACGGCCAGTGGCGGGACGTGGGGGAGCAGATGGTCCGCGAGGGCTACACCCTCTGGCAGGCGTGGCCCGGCGAATGGGCGATGGACGAGGCGTACCACCGGGCCGCCCAGGTGGCCGCGGCAGCCGGGCGCGAGCTCTACGACACCGACAGCTGCAAGCCCGGCCCGGCCCAGAACAGCGGAATCACCCTGACCGTCAACCCGGACGCCGAGGGGATCGACGAGAAGAACCTGAACGGCGAATGGTTCCAGGTCCACAACCCGTCAGCCGCGGACGTGCCGATCTCCGGCTGGTGGGTACGCGACTCGGGCCTGCGGCGCTACACCTTCCCGGCCGGAACCGTCGTCCCGGCCGGCGGCGACGTCTACGTCCACATCGGCAAGGGCCGGGACACCGCGACCCACAAGTACTGGGGTCTCACCAAGCCGATCTTCACCAACGTCGACCCGGCCAACCACGCGGTCGGTGACGGCGGCTACCTGTTCGACGTGCACGGCGACCTGCGCGCCTGGATGATCTACCCCGAGGCGCAGGGCTAG
- a CDS encoding alpha/beta hydrolase family protein, protein MRNTLVDVGGLVGTLFEPDQEPVAVLVVHPATATPAGFYAAFATFLAENRIAAVTYDYRGTGRSGSPRDHRDVGMRDWIEQDVPAMTTWAAARFPGLPQLAVGHSVGGHALALGRGGSGPAAFALVASHVASIGAIPDRVERFRVRLVLSLIGPALAGLLGYVPARRLGLGEDISVAAVRQWAGWGALPNYLFDDPVMRGAERAAAVTQPVLVIGLSDDPWATPRQVDELAARLPNAQVERRTHTPAEAGVPRIGHHGFMRRSARDTLWPELLTWLQKRIADTPGRDDTAR, encoded by the coding sequence ATGCGAAATACTTTGGTCGACGTGGGCGGGCTGGTCGGGACGCTGTTCGAGCCGGACCAGGAGCCGGTCGCGGTGCTCGTGGTGCATCCGGCGACGGCGACGCCGGCCGGGTTCTATGCCGCGTTCGCGACGTTCCTCGCCGAGAACCGGATCGCCGCGGTCACCTACGACTACCGGGGCACCGGGCGGTCCGGGTCGCCACGGGACCACCGGGACGTCGGTATGCGGGACTGGATCGAGCAGGACGTGCCGGCGATGACCACGTGGGCGGCCGCACGGTTCCCGGGGTTGCCGCAGCTCGCGGTCGGGCACAGCGTGGGCGGGCATGCCCTCGCGCTCGGGCGCGGCGGGTCCGGGCCCGCGGCGTTCGCGCTGGTGGCCTCGCATGTGGCGTCGATCGGCGCCATTCCGGACCGGGTGGAGCGGTTCCGCGTACGCCTCGTGCTGTCCTTGATCGGGCCGGCCCTGGCCGGTCTTCTCGGATATGTCCCGGCGCGCCGTCTGGGTCTGGGCGAGGACATCTCGGTGGCCGCCGTGCGGCAGTGGGCCGGCTGGGGCGCGCTGCCGAACTATCTGTTCGACGATCCGGTGATGCGCGGCGCGGAGCGGGCCGCCGCGGTCACCCAGCCGGTGCTGGTGATCGGGTTGAGCGACGACCCGTGGGCGACGCCGCGGCAGGTCGACGAGTTGGCCGCCCGGCTGCCGAACGCGCAGGTGGAGCGGCGCACCCACACCCCGGCCGAGGCGGGCGTGCCGCGGATCGGCCACCATGGGTTCATGCGACGTTCCGCCCGTGACACCCTCTGGCCCGAGCTGCTGACCTGGCTGCAGAAGCGGATCGCCGACACTCCCGGGAGAGACGACACGGCTCGATGA
- a CDS encoding GAF domain-containing sensor histidine kinase, which produces MDLAERLPERERLRLAALHEYRLLDSPAGDELEAVVRVAATVARVPHATLNLIDENRQCQLTTVGFEGGDSERSDSMCAVRFESGQYTHVPDASTDPVFMHNPWVTGVLAGVRFYASFPLVTPEGHALGSLCVFDTEPGLLDGGQIERLKDLAQIILALFERRRQARINAELAALAEERQRWTDTLLETIDVAVVAADQTGRLTLFNRAAREWHGMDDLPGRYQLLETDGHTPLRPDREPLCRALRDGGVKDAEMIIKRPDGESLQVSVSGRALIGPGGVPQGAVVAMNDVTSARAQQRAIEEARRELAGANAELRRSNADLSNFAGAVSHDLVAPLTSVGGYLELIGDEVEGRPKQWADAASRAVTRMRDLIGSLLGYAQAGSAPVRRATADLAELFEQVRTDLRPAAGAAGATVEAPGPLPLVDGDPVLVRQLLQNLIGNAIKYRDPSRDCRVTVTAEHGPGGWTVAVADNGLGIPPEQRRRVFEMFTRLGNGSAGGHGIGLSTCWRIVERHGGDIRVDETPGGGTTVLFTLPDRAASEEG; this is translated from the coding sequence GTGGACCTGGCTGAACGGCTTCCGGAACGGGAACGCCTGCGGCTCGCCGCGCTGCACGAGTACCGCCTGCTCGATTCGCCGGCCGGCGACGAGCTGGAGGCGGTCGTGCGGGTCGCGGCGACCGTGGCCCGGGTGCCGCACGCCACCCTCAACCTGATCGACGAGAACCGCCAGTGCCAGCTCACCACGGTCGGTTTCGAGGGTGGTGACTCGGAGCGGTCCGACTCGATGTGTGCCGTCCGGTTCGAGTCCGGCCAGTACACCCACGTCCCGGACGCCAGCACCGACCCGGTCTTCATGCACAACCCCTGGGTCACCGGGGTGCTGGCCGGTGTCCGGTTCTACGCGTCGTTTCCGCTGGTCACGCCGGAGGGGCACGCGCTCGGGTCGCTGTGTGTCTTCGACACCGAGCCGGGTCTGCTGGACGGCGGGCAGATCGAGCGGCTCAAGGACCTGGCCCAGATCATCCTGGCCCTGTTCGAGCGGCGGCGGCAGGCCCGGATCAACGCCGAGCTGGCCGCGCTGGCCGAGGAGCGGCAGCGGTGGACCGACACGCTGCTGGAGACGATCGACGTGGCGGTGGTGGCGGCCGACCAGACCGGGCGGCTGACCCTGTTCAACCGGGCCGCGCGCGAGTGGCACGGGATGGACGATCTCCCCGGCCGGTATCAGCTGCTGGAGACCGACGGGCACACCCCGTTGCGGCCGGACCGGGAGCCGTTGTGCCGGGCCCTGCGCGACGGCGGCGTCAAGGACGCCGAGATGATCATCAAGCGGCCCGATGGCGAGTCGCTGCAGGTCAGCGTCAGTGGCCGGGCACTGATCGGGCCGGGCGGCGTCCCTCAGGGCGCGGTCGTCGCGATGAACGACGTGACCAGCGCCCGCGCCCAGCAGCGGGCGATCGAGGAGGCCCGTCGCGAGCTGGCCGGCGCCAACGCCGAGCTGCGCCGGTCGAACGCCGACCTGAGCAACTTCGCCGGGGCGGTCAGCCATGACCTGGTCGCACCCCTGACCTCGGTCGGCGGTTACCTGGAGCTGATCGGCGACGAGGTGGAGGGCCGCCCCAAACAGTGGGCGGACGCGGCGTCGCGGGCGGTCACCCGGATGCGCGATCTGATCGGGTCGCTGCTCGGCTACGCCCAGGCCGGCAGCGCCCCGGTGCGCCGGGCCACCGCCGACCTGGCCGAACTGTTCGAACAGGTCCGCACCGACCTGCGCCCGGCGGCCGGAGCCGCCGGGGCCACCGTCGAGGCACCCGGACCACTGCCGCTGGTCGACGGTGACCCGGTGCTGGTCCGGCAGCTGCTGCAGAACCTGATCGGCAACGCGATCAAGTACCGCGATCCGTCCCGGGACTGCCGGGTCACCGTCACCGCCGAACACGGCCCGGGCGGATGGACCGTCGCGGTCGCCGACAACGGGCTCGGCATCCCGCCGGAGCAGCGGCGGCGGGTGTTCGAGATGTTCACCCGACTCGGCAACGGCTCCGCCGGTGGCCACGGCATCGGGCTGTCCACCTGCTGGCGGATCGTGGAACGGCACGGCGGTGACATCCGGGTCGACGAGACCCCGGGTGGCGGCACCACCGTGCTGTTCACCCTGCCCGACCGGGCCGCCTCAGAAGAGGGGTGA
- a CDS encoding DUF1877 family protein, whose protein sequence is MSVITYFRRSGAEAVAELRRLLGEDVGKALEFADGQPGTHTDKAWAGLHFLLLDLDPPVDVFEPGEPFLILSAEQVEAAAAFFGATPFTAAAAGYDRALMESIGVYPADLWEADWALSYLEDAYVRVVALFRDAAAAGDQVVAWRA, encoded by the coding sequence ATGAGTGTGATCACCTACTTCCGGCGGAGCGGGGCGGAGGCCGTCGCCGAGCTGAGGCGGCTGCTCGGCGAGGACGTCGGTAAGGCCCTGGAGTTCGCGGACGGGCAGCCCGGCACCCATACCGACAAGGCCTGGGCCGGGCTGCACTTCCTGCTGCTCGACCTGGACCCGCCGGTGGACGTGTTCGAGCCCGGTGAGCCGTTCCTGATTCTCAGCGCCGAACAGGTCGAGGCCGCGGCCGCGTTCTTCGGGGCGACCCCGTTCACGGCGGCGGCCGCCGGATACGACCGGGCGCTGATGGAGTCGATCGGCGTCTACCCGGCGGATCTGTGGGAGGCCGACTGGGCGTTGTCCTACCTGGAGGACGCCTACGTCCGTGTGGTCGCGCTGTTCCGCGACGCGGCGGCCGCCGGCGATCAGGTGGTCGCCTGGCGCGCCTGA
- a CDS encoding thymidine kinase: MVPVTVSTPVVPRARSLAPVFHELTLFHGSMGAGKSTLALQNAYNRRQAGRPGILLTSMDRAGTGVMSSRLGVAADAIEVTDGTELTALIADEVPAGGFVIVDEAQFLRPEQVEQLAWAVDELCVDVDCYAISTDFMSHLFPGAQRLLELADNIVSLQVEVTCWCGRPGRQNARIEDGRVARSGAQVAVGDTSDAAEVTYRVLCRRHWRNGDAGPV; the protein is encoded by the coding sequence TTGGTTCCGGTCACCGTCAGCACCCCCGTGGTGCCCCGCGCCAGGAGTCTCGCTCCGGTCTTTCACGAGCTCACGCTCTTCCACGGCAGCATGGGCGCGGGCAAGTCGACGCTCGCGCTGCAGAACGCGTACAACCGCCGACAGGCCGGCCGGCCCGGGATCCTGCTGACCAGCATGGACCGGGCCGGCACCGGGGTGATGTCGTCACGGCTCGGTGTCGCCGCGGACGCCATCGAGGTGACCGACGGCACCGAGCTGACCGCGTTGATCGCCGACGAGGTGCCGGCCGGCGGGTTCGTGATCGTCGACGAGGCGCAGTTCCTCCGGCCGGAGCAGGTGGAGCAGCTGGCCTGGGCGGTCGACGAGCTGTGTGTCGACGTGGACTGCTACGCGATCTCGACGGACTTCATGTCGCACCTGTTCCCGGGCGCGCAGCGGCTGCTGGAGCTGGCCGACAACATCGTGTCGCTGCAGGTCGAGGTGACCTGCTGGTGCGGGCGGCCGGGGCGGCAGAACGCGCGGATCGAGGACGGCCGGGTGGCCCGCTCGGGTGCCCAGGTGGCGGTCGGCGACACGTCGGACGCGGCCGAGGTCACGTACCGGGTGCTCTGCCGCCGCCACTGGCGTAACGGGGACGCCGGGCCGGTCTAG